In the Dasypus novemcinctus isolate mDasNov1 chromosome 16, mDasNov1.1.hap2, whole genome shotgun sequence genome, atttagctaacaggactttttaaaatttaatttatatataaagtttattttaccaaaaaaaaataggttcttgttgtgggaggagtggggtagaggaGTGgtagtatatggggacctcatattctttttcatgtaacatttaaaagaatataaagaaaaaaaaagaaaaaaagaataggtcATATTCCCTCCATAAGATACCATATCTTAATATGGAAAGCGAAGTAATTCATATTATAATCATCACTTTAGGCTATAATCATTATCCCTGGAGATAAAGTGTCATGAAgcagaaatatttattactttctcAACATCAATCACTTGTAAGGCTAAACTATATTGCCCATGGTTTTCTAGTAacagttcatttattttatttactagcTTACCTACTGTTGCAATTGGGACTTCATTGTTTCAAAGAACTTGGGGTTCCATGGCATTCAGGAATGCACAGTATATGTCAAACAGCtccatttcttcctttatgtggATGTGAAGCACACAAGCCAAACTTTGCCCAGTCAACACAATCAGCTGAGAGACAATGACTTCTTAGTAATGAATTTTTGAAAAGCACTCTCTCCTAAGTGGTCAACTCCACAGTTGTTAGGTTGCCCCACATAATGCCTTTTAATAACATTTCCACTAAGTTAAAGAATAAGAGCTAAATCCATAACTGAAAGGAGTGTCTGATGCCAATTGAAAAGAAATAGTAAGCACCTCTTAtgagggatttttgttttttgcaacTGAATGTTAGAACTGGAAAACTGCACTAACAACTTGCAATAAAAAACCTGATGACTTACAGAAGAACAGTTGGCATTCATTTTACTGCTATATAATAACTGAATTGAAATTAGATCTTTGAAAAGAGAATTTTTACATTATAATCTAAAGCAGTGGTTTCACATTGTTTAGAGTGTATGACTGCATACACGGCAGATCACAGGACAAAATATTGTTGTATCACCAATTAGTGGATGTTTCTGTTTAAGCGACAATCCCACTATTAAGATGTGTACTTTGATATGAAGTCAGCACAATCTGTATCCAGGAGAGGCACTTGTGCAAtgattttgttgtttgtttttgtaatataattttattatgatttttattcCAAAATTGGAATTATTTATGCACATTTTTCCTATATAGTTCATAATTACAACaaaatttatctttatattttctttgccaAATTATTGGTTGTGCATTCATGTGGTATAATGTGAATAAGTGAATCactgtcataaaaataaaatacatattcaaTCCTTCATACATCAAGgataattttagatatttttaatagCACAGTATGAATGAGCATGAAGTAATTGTTCATGATTCATCCACACAACCTCCAAACCAGAATCTACTTATAATTCATACCAAGGTATTTTAAAACATTGCATTaattataaaaactattaaaCATTATATGGCTCTGTagatgagtaaataaatgaataaatgtattaatgaacaaaatatttcttcaatttcttcaggTTGAAAAAACATTCTTCAAGTCTTTGCTGAAAGGACAAGGAACAATTTTCTGTTACACTATGAAGGGAGAGAACTCTTGTACAATATTCTAATTATCCCAGGAAAACCTTACTGGGCAGTATATTATCTGGCTTCTTGCTAGCCTGCAGGAAAAGAAAAGGTTTCAGTGTTACAATCTCGGTTCAAATCTATTCAAACATTTTATattgccatttttctttgaacagaaaatttcattatcaaatacagatttttaaaaatgaattaataacaTCAAATTAATGTGGCAGGTATTATTGCAGATATTTCACAGAGACCTTATTGCTAAGGATAGAAATTATGCCACACCATCTATCTAAATGAGTTCAAGTTCaatatgaatttgaaaaaaaatattttaataaaatgatcaTCTATGATTTAAACAAGTTCAATTAATATCAATTagtatatgaattttaaaaaatattgctaatGATGTGTTACCAGAAGGAAGATGGTCATTAGAGCAAAGTGTTCTCAAATGAGAATTTCCAAATGAAGTCAGTATAAAAAGTCATAGTGTGGGATAAAGGATAAAAATCATTTTCCTTAGTCAGCAGATAAAGGATTACAACCACACATAAAATATTAGCTCTCTATATTTATTCAGATCCAATTTCCCATCAACTAAGGATGGTGttaacatttatagaacactgctATTGAGGCTGTATGTATAAATTTGTCAGTATTAACTCAATTATTACTCCACACAAACTTTgacttacatatatatacaatccATACCTAGTTAGAAAAACCTAACCAAACTTAGGCACAAACACTAAAGAGTTATTTTTATTGCTACCCATGCACTGTAAATAATATATAAGAGAAGGAAAACTAAAGGAACTTAAGGCAATGCTATGCAATTGCCTAATAACTAATGGGACCTACAAACAGTAGAGATGGCTGAGTATGCACTGATAAATATCAATGGGctaatttatttcttcatgttgaTTCTCCATGTTTTTTAGTACTATCTGCTTCATTTATCCATGTCCAAAGCAAATTACCAAAAGATATCCAACTCTACTATGAACAATGAATTCGTGCTTACAAGATTTTCTGATGTGTGGGAGTATAGATTCCTGCATGCCATGCTATTCCTGCTGATGTATTTGGCAACACTGATGGGGAACTTTCTCATTGTCACAATAACCACCCTTGACATGAATCTTCAtacccccatgtatttcttcctcaggAATCTGTCAGTCTTAGACATGTGTTACATTTCTGCTACTGTCCCCAAAGCCTGTGCCACCTTTCTCACTGACAACAGGACCATCTCAATGGCTGGCTGTGCATCTCAGGTCTTCACCGTCTTTTTCTGTGGATTTGTGGAAGTGATGTTCCTCACCTCCATGGCtcatgaccgctatgtggccatctgccagcccctccactACCCTATGATCATGACTCCTCGTATCTGTGTCTGGATGACTCTGGCCTCTGTACTCAGTTGTCTGGTCTTCTCTGGATTCCACACTGGTAACACTTTCCGGCTGCACTTCTGTCAGTCTAATGTGGTCAATCAGTTCTTCTGTGACATCCCCTCTCTGCTGAAGCTCTCCTGCTCTAACACCTTGACCAATGAAATTTCAATATTTATCTACACATTCTTGATTGTTGATGGCTGCTTTGCCTTTATTATCAGGTCTTATGCTTacatattttctactgtgctcAACTTTCCAATGAGGACAGAGAGGAGAAAAGCCTTTTCTACCTGTGTCCCTCATATTCTTGTAGTGTCTGTCTTTCTCCTCTCTTGTGCTGCTGTGTATATGAAGCCAACCTCGAACTCACGCACAATTCAGGACATGATCACCTCCGTGTTCTATTCTATAGTCCCTCCTTTATTGAATCCTATTATATATAGTCTGAGAAACAAGCACATAACAGAGGCTGTGAAGAAATTTATGCACAGAATGCTTTATTCAGGAAAGTGATAGGATAATTCTTTCAAGACAATCTTATATAGATGACATgagttgaaaatgttttaatactaACTTTCTTGCCTAGTTCCAAATTTTGAGCTCTGACTTGATTTTGAACCCTGTCATGATTTCTAAGGCACAGACTTTGTGGAATGTGTCAGCATAGGAagagtaaaaatattttgtttttggaTTTCTTTCCAAAATTTCACATACCCTAATTATTGAAGCAAAACTGCTAAAGGATCTTATCTTTAGCTAAACatctttccaaattttcttctttaaatctaGACTTAGATTAGATTAATTATATATTGATTTTCTGATCTATTTGTGCAATTAAAAGagcattttattcaatattttatttaaaccattatgaaaaatataaatattttcttctgaaaattggtcatgaaataatattaaactttAATCTTTTATCTTAACAAAAAGGAGTGATCTGTACTATGTGTATTGTTTAGAGGGATCAATggtatattttcctatttttcataatatggaagaagaaattttaaataatttctcaaagtgaaaattttatttgcaaTATCTAATTCAGTTGTATGGTGAAAAATTAGAATCATGATAATTTATTGTGAGTTTTTAAACTCTGTACatcaagaagaaaataatcagattaatttatttctatttcattcaaaAAGCATCTGATGCATTATTTCAATATATAATGAAAATGACAGAAATATGAATTTAAGTGGAACTTCAACTACATTTCTTAAATATGAGAACTCTTAATCTCTACCTAACTCTTTATTGAGGAAGAGCACTAACTAGAGGAGGAAAAACTGATAGTcatgtttcttaaaatatttccaaaatatccATTCTTGCAGGTCAAACtattccttctccttcttttatCTCTAATGTTATGGTATGTATTATCCAGGCTTTTTCCTAAGcatcacttaaaaatatatattatacatatagtttttttcttcccttcccccaccccccccatccctgcactgtttttgctgtctatgtcgattcactgcatgctcttctttatctatttctctttttgtcttctcatctttgtcctccaggattcactgggattcaatcatcgggacctctgatgtgtagagaggttcccagtcaattgtgccacctcagctcctggtctctgctatgctaaaccttgactctcccctttgtctcttttgttgcatcatcatcttgctttaTAACTCacttgtatgggcactggcttaccatatgggcacttggtttgctgtgtgggcactggtctCACCAtttgggcactggcttactgctcaggcatgctttctccatttctttttcaccagggggacccaaggatcaaacctgcatcctctcacatggcaggtgTACACctcatcacttgagtcacatctgcttccttacaCATAGAGCTTTAGACAGTATATCAGGAATTGGGTGTGATTCAACCAGTAGGGTgcccacataccacatgggatgtcccaggtttggattccagtgcttcctaaaataaGTCGAGCAAATACAGCCTCCCTAtgcaacaagctagatgctgcTTCCCATCAAAATGAGCAAAACATTacccactgcaatgagcagatgtcacaagccagcagatgtcaCAACccacgggaagcagatgtggctcaggctgttgggcactcatctctcatatgggaggcccttggttcagttcccagtacctcctggagaaggtgaggaaACAGTGGGCAGACAGATAAGAGAAAAAACTGGGGGAGAggtgataaataaagaaaataaagtatataaattaatctttttaaaaaacaaaccaaacaaaatgaaacatgTCACGCACATATTTCCACATGAATATACATCAGACAGATAGCAATAGCTTCAACTTTAGTTTCCTCAGCTTCTGAAAGATTCCAATGAGCTCCAAAGAGTTCCAAAGAGTTTAAGAACTACAGATTTacttgacatttttattttgaaaatttatcaTGTATTTCAATGTTACAAGATATTCAGTTAACACAAGATGAGGATTACAATAACCATAAATCTGATTTAGTTTCACTAAAGGGGAAAGTTATACTACCCTCTTATATAAggtcatttctcaatcttgaagAATTTGGAATGAAGTCTTCTCTGCCTTGTGCAGAGAAATTACTTAGATATGATGTGGCAAAGAATGGAAGTactctgcttgcagttgaagaatCTCCTTGCCTGCCTTGGGCTGGAGctcattcatcatcatcattttgttcattgtccCTGTTAAGACAGAAGAACTGCAGAGCAGGAGATGGCCATATATCTTCCGGATTTTAAGGCTCAACAATCAGGAATAGACCAAAGGTTTTAAGTCTTTGAAATATAGGATTCAATCTCTTGACCTGTAAACTGGGAATAATACTGAGCTAAATGAAAACAGCACAGCTATTTCTGTTACTTCTAAGATTATTATGACAGGATGCTAATAAAATAATTATCTGATGAAATACAATTATTTGCAATTTATTATGTTgtctgcattttttatttcatagaaTTTATGAGATATACTACTCATAAATGAGAATGCACTTATACATTATTTTTGTAGTTACAGACATGCACTGTGTACCTAATGTATAACTATTCATGCAATTTAAAATAATagcatcaaaataaatttaaagacaaaataaatttataaaatataagtttatataatataaatttaaaattttatattttccacaATAATCAAATTATACTTTGGTAGTTTATTCTTCAGTGAGGTGAGCAAGGCCCTGATATAAATAGACATATTTTCTGTtacaatttaaataatttatcattttgaaatattcattCAAATAATATGGCATAAAAACTTTATACACACAGCAATATAGCATgacaatatatgaaacaaaaatgaatataacaaaaaggaaaaccaGAATAATACTACCATATTTAACAGTTTAAGGTATGTTTCACAACAACTGATAGAATAAGCAAGCAGATAAAATGTATGTATACCTCATTTGTGCAATGCAATATACCTCTTTGACCTAATTGTTGTTCGCAGAAAACTATACTAAAAACTTCAcactatgcttttttaaaaaatagtaatgatattttatttttaaaaaagatttatttatttatgtatttatttatttatctccctttcattttgtttttgtttttgtttttttgctgtctgttctctgtgtccattcgctatgtattttttttctgtgtgtgcttgtctccctttgctgtgtcatctctctatGATACAtgggctgtctgctctccatggtGTACGGGCcttcagctctccacagcatgcaggcaagtctgccttcacaaggatgtcctgggatgtgaacccagggcctcccatatggtagatgggaacccaacttaTTGAGCCACAACTGTTTCCAACactatgcattttttaaatgtatattgaaCATTTACCAATAGGCCATATTCAAGGCTATAAGGAAAATCTCCAcaaaatacaaaagaatgagCTGATACAGAATATGATGTTTCATAAAAGGAATcaatagagagagggaagaatcaaCATGTTTTACTATGTGttcatatttctatttctccttacaCTTGTATCCGTTTACCTCACATATATTGAAGTTCTGTCATTTGGTGCATAAACATTTAGGATATTAATGTTGCCTTGATTAAATGACTTCTAAATCACTATGGAATAACCTTCTTTATTCCGAGTTACAGTTCTTGTTTTATAGTCTTCTTTATATGAGAATTGGTCTGTTATAATATTTGTAGTGTTTTTCTTACTTATTTCATATGTGCCTTTATGTTGAAAATGCATTTCTTGAATGTTTCATGGAGTACAGTCATGATGTTAATCTTATGAATCTCTGACTTAATTTTGCTGTTAGACTATTTAATCATTTGCATTTATTAATAGAATTAAGTTTAATTATATCATATTACTCTTTGTTTTGTCCCATCTGTTCTTTGTTCCCTGTTTCTGCTTTTGTGTCTCCATTTGGAAtcaataaatatactttaaactTTTGCTAGTTTGGTAGCTATAATTCTTTGTAATTTAATATTTGTTGTTTCTCTATtctatctgtttttttttttttttgcttgtttttgttctcTCTCTGGTGGTGTTATGGTTTTCTCTGTATCTTTGTTTTTCAGCAATGAGATTTTTCACATTTGGTGTTGTTTTCTTCATCTACTTAGAATTTATTAAATTTGGTTTATAGTATTTTATCACATTGGtttatttataacattttatgaaatttggagaaatttcagcatttatttcttcaatatttttcTAGCCACATGctcttttattctttcagataaaataaatatatattttgacaaCTGTTAGAAGATGTTTTAACTCACGGGTattcttatcatttttaaaagtcatgatttcaccaagaatcccccaagtacaggggcagtgactagtgaaggatagATCATTGATGGTACCTTGGTATCAATGACTGCATGTATGAACCTTTACTTTAGAAATTGGAATTTAGCCTAGTatttcagggtgcctaagagttacctcctgagagcctccttgttgctcaaatgtggtcccTCTCTAAgagaaactcagcatgtaaatgcattacctgtgaatttctgaactcatttataagttctagaagctttgtggtagacttctcagggctttctatgtagaggatcatgttgtctgcaaatagtgaaattttgatatcctcctttccaatttagatgttttttatatctgtttcttgcctcagtgcttgagcaatttcttctaacagaatgttaaataatagtaggcatcctt is a window encoding:
- the LOC101446527 gene encoding olfactory receptor 14C36-like gives rise to the protein MNNEFVLTRFSDVWEYRFLHAMLFLLMYLATLMGNFLIVTITTLDMNLHTPMYFFLRNLSVLDMCYISATVPKACATFLTDNRTISMAGCASQVFTVFFCGFVEVMFLTSMAHDRYVAICQPLHYPMIMTPRICVWMTLASVLSCLVFSGFHTGNTFRLHFCQSNVVNQFFCDIPSLLKLSCSNTLTNEISIFIYTFLIVDGCFAFIIRSYAYIFSTVLNFPMRTERRKAFSTCVPHILVVSVFLLSCAAVYMKPTSNSRTIQDMITSVFYSIVPPLLNPIIYSLRNKHITEAVKKFMHRMLYSGK